Proteins encoded within one genomic window of Triticum aestivum cultivar Chinese Spring chromosome 2D, IWGSC CS RefSeq v2.1, whole genome shotgun sequence:
- the LOC123053620 gene encoding protein THYLAKOID ASSEMBLY 8, chloroplastic has protein sequence MLSSSLAFSPHRLTPSSAAVRRSTSSTITMRDRGKNRKPMQRGRYLSTEAIQAVQSLKRATLAGAPAGGAVATDPKLRRLLKADMVAVFRELAAQGEAHLALEVFEEIRKEHWYKPRLFWYVDLITVLASKGLRSEVGKACSYLKREQLEPDTDGFNLLLKTLLDAEFTQLTMDCFRLMKLWDSEPDRITYVTLVKGLESLGEMDLSAKMRLEAESDYGDLWDFFDEEETAET, from the exons ATGCTCTCCTCGTCGCTCGCCTTCTCACCCCACCGCCTAACCCCTTCCTCCGCCGCTGTTCGCCGGAGCACATCTTCCACCATCACGATGCGGGACCGAGGCAAGAACCGGAAGCCGATGCAGCGGGGGCGCTACCTCAGCACCGAGGCCATCCAGGCTGTCCAGTCCCTCAAGCGCGCCACCCTCGCTGGAGCCCCCGCCGGCGGCGCCGTCGCGACGGACCCCAAGCTGCGGCGGCTCCTGAAGGCCGACATGGTCGCCGTCTTCCGCGAGCTCGCTGCGcagggcgaggcccacctggcacTCGAG GTCTTTGAGGAGATTCGAAAGGAGCACTGGTACAAGCCTAGGTTGTTCTGGTATGTTGATCTTATTACAGTGCTTGCCAGCAAAGGTTTGAGGTCCGAGGTTGGCAAAGCCTGTTCGTATCTGAAGAGGGAACAATTGGAACCTGACACGGATGGTTTCAATCTGCTTCTGAAGACACTTCTAGATGCTGAATTCACACAATTAACGATGGACTGCTTCCGTCTTATGAAACTATGGGACAGTGAACCTGACAGGATAACATACGTAACACTGGTCAAGGGTCTTGAATCCCTAGGAGAGATGGATCTATCTGCTAAGATGAGGTTGGAAGCAGAAAGTGACTATGGTGACCTCTGGGACTTCTTTGACGAAGAGGAGACGGCTGAGACTTGA